In Nocardia yunnanensis, one DNA window encodes the following:
- a CDS encoding amidase — MRDDEYLGYDAVGLADLVARGEVHPTELLELALARCARVNPSLNAISLLMEEVGTRLAQRPDPSGPLAGVPFLLKDLAQDFAGYPTSGGTGPLRSVPAERHSLTVERWLAAGLVIFGKTTTPEFGSKAITETGAFGATRNPWDLGRTPGGSSGGSAAAVAAGIVPVAGASDGGGSIRIPAACTGLFGLKAGRGLIPGGPAVGDPLFGAVTEGVLSRSVRDTAVMLDILSPPDPGAPYHVPRPDRPFRDAVTEPPRRLRIGFTSESPLGTPVDADAVRAVTDAAALLADLGHTVEPAGPAIDGRQLAHDFMSVWTASVATRIDEACRVSGSRPGDFDIDTQVLAAVGRSAGAPDLLRAHARWNDYTRILADFHERYDLLLTPALGEPPIRIGQNRTPALAGAVLSPLLRLGVGNVLARTDFYRELVTANLSAVPFTQLANITGRPAMSVPTYWTAAGLPLGTQFVGAPGSEFLLLQLAAELEAARPWADRRPADSAVPQSVPAR, encoded by the coding sequence ATGAGAGACGACGAATACCTCGGCTACGACGCGGTCGGGCTGGCCGATCTGGTCGCTCGCGGCGAGGTTCATCCCACCGAACTGCTCGAGCTGGCGCTGGCGCGCTGCGCGCGAGTCAATCCCTCCCTCAATGCGATCAGCCTGCTGATGGAGGAGGTCGGCACCCGTCTCGCCCAGCGGCCGGATCCGAGCGGACCGCTGGCGGGCGTGCCGTTTCTGCTCAAGGATCTCGCCCAGGACTTCGCCGGCTACCCGACCTCGGGCGGCACCGGCCCGCTGCGTTCGGTCCCGGCCGAGCGCCACAGCCTCACGGTCGAACGCTGGCTCGCGGCCGGTTTGGTGATCTTCGGTAAGACGACCACCCCCGAATTCGGCAGCAAGGCCATCACCGAGACCGGTGCGTTCGGCGCGACCCGCAACCCCTGGGATCTCGGCCGCACCCCCGGCGGTTCCTCCGGCGGGTCGGCCGCGGCCGTCGCGGCCGGTATCGTCCCGGTCGCCGGGGCCAGCGACGGCGGCGGTTCGATTCGAATTCCCGCCGCCTGCACCGGACTTTTCGGACTCAAGGCGGGCCGGGGCCTGATCCCCGGCGGACCGGCGGTCGGCGATCCGCTCTTCGGCGCGGTCACCGAGGGCGTGCTGTCGCGCAGCGTACGCGACACCGCCGTCATGCTCGACATTCTCAGCCCGCCCGACCCCGGCGCGCCCTATCACGTCCCCCGGCCCGACCGCCCCTTCCGCGACGCCGTGACCGAGCCGCCGCGCCGGCTGCGCATCGGATTCACCAGCGAATCCCCTTTGGGCACACCGGTCGACGCCGACGCGGTGCGCGCGGTCACCGACGCGGCCGCCCTGCTCGCCGACCTGGGCCACACGGTCGAACCGGCCGGCCCCGCCATCGACGGGCGGCAGCTGGCCCACGATTTCATGTCCGTCTGGACCGCCTCGGTCGCCACCCGCATCGACGAGGCGTGCCGGGTGAGCGGTTCGCGCCCAGGTGATTTCGATATCGACACCCAGGTGCTGGCCGCGGTCGGCCGCTCGGCCGGCGCACCGGATCTGCTGCGCGCGCACGCGCGCTGGAACGACTACACCCGCATTCTGGCCGATTTCCACGAACGCTACGACCTGTTGTTGACCCCGGCCCTGGGGGAACCGCCGATTCGTATCGGGCAGAACCGGACTCCCGCGCTCGCCGGCGCCGTCCTGTCGCCGCTGCTGCGCCTGGGCGTCGGAAACGTGCTGGCGCGCACCGACTTCTATCGCGAGCTGGTGACCGCCAACCTGTCGGCCGTGCCGTTCACCCAGCTCGCCAATATCACCGGCCGCCCGGCGATGAGCGTGCCCACCTACTGGACCGCCGCGGGCCTGCCGCTGGGCACCCAGTTCGTCGGCGCGCCCGGCAGCGAATTCCTGCTGCTGCAACTGGCCGCCGAGCTCGAGGCGGCCCGCCCGTGGGCGGATCGCCGCCCCGCGGATTCGGCTGTGCCGCAGTCCGTTCCGGCTCGCTGA